The Falco cherrug isolate bFalChe1 chromosome 6, bFalChe1.pri, whole genome shotgun sequence genome window below encodes:
- the LATS1 gene encoding serine/threonine-protein kinase LATS1 isoform X1 produces the protein MKRSEKPEGYRQMRPKTFPASNYTGSSQQMLQEIRESLRNLPKPSDAAKADHSMGKMLSEDPRQGRNPPKFVTYHKVLQEIRNSLLPFANETTSAVKGTSEVNRQMLQDLQAAGFDEDMVIQALRQTNNRSIEAAIEFISKMSYQDPRREQMVAAAARPVNAGMKPPAGTVQQSVNRKQSWKGSKESLVPQRHGPSLGDGVVYRSESPSSQPDVGRPLSGSGIAAFAQAHAGNGQRVNPPPLPQIRSVTPPPPPRGQTPPPRGTTPPPPSWEPNSQTKRYSGNMEYVISRISPVPPGAWQDGYPPPPMNPPPISSSTQGQRGMSAVPIGRQPIIMQSSANSKFNFPSGRAGMQNGNCQAEFIVHQNVVSGNSVSRQPPPYPMNSANRQSPTALQMQTGGSAPPSAYTNGNLPQAMMVPNRNSHNMELYNTNVAGIPASWSQPSPVQPQSSPGNGHDMPTWQPNVPVRSNSFNNHHGNRQSHSSSSQPSATTVTAITPAPIQQPVKSMRVLKPELQTALAPTHPSWMPQPVQTIQTIPFSESPSTNMAVMSPVAEAPNYQGPPPPYPKHLLHQNPSVNLYETGPKLSKEEPPVLSKEDENEKNYECIDLTDKEKKQITTSPVPVRKNKKDEERRESRIQSYSPQAFKFFMEQHVENILKSHQQRLHRKKQLENEMMRVGLSPEARDQMRKMLCQKESNYIRLRRAKMDKSMFVKIKTLGVGAFGEVCLARKVDTNALYATKTLRKKDVLLRNQVAHVKAERDILAEADNEWVVRLYYSFQDKDNLYFVMDYIPGGDMMSLLIRMGVFPENLARFYTAELTCAVESVHKMGFIHRDIKPDNILIDRDGHIKLTDFGLCTGFRWTHDSKYYQSGDHARQDSMDFSNEWGDPANCRCGDRLKPLERRAARQHQRCLAHSLVGTPNYIAPEVLLRTGYTQLCDWWSVGVILFEMLVGQPPFLAQTPLETQMKVINWQTALHIPPQAKLTPEASDLIIKLCRGPEDRLGKNGADEIKAHPFFKTIDFSSDLRRQSAFYIPKIAHPTDTSNFDPVDPDKLWSDDDKDGNRNDTLNGWYKNGKHPEHAFYEFTFRRFFDDNGYPYNNPKPIEYEYGSSQNSEQQSDDDDDDDEQAGRGIQNRDLVYV, from the exons ATGAAGAGAAGTGAGAAGCCAGAAGGTTATAGACAAATGAGGCCTAAGACTTTTCCTGCCAGTAACTAtactggcagcagccagcagatgCTACAGGAAATAAGAGAGAGCCTCAGGAATTTACCTAAACCCTCAGATGCTGCTAAAGCTGATCACAGCATGGGCAAAATGTTATCTGAAGATCCTAGACAAGGCCGAAATCCCCCGAAATTTGTAACATACCATAAAGTTTTGCAGGAGATAAGAAACTCACTTCTGCCATTTGCAAATGAAACAACCTCAGCTGTTAAAGGAACATCAGAAGTTAATCGACAGATGCTGCAAGACTTACAAGCTGCTGGCTTTGATGAg GATATGGTTATACAAGCTCTTAGACAAACTAACAACCGTAGTATAGAAGCTGCCATTGAATTCATAAGTAAAATGAGCTACCAGGATCCTCGTCGGGAACAGAtggttgcagcagcagcaagaccTGTAAACGCAGGTATGAAACCACCAG CAGGGACTGTACAGCAGTCGGTTAACCgcaagcagagctggaagggtTCTAAGGAGTCCTTGGTTCCTCAGCGGCATGGCCCTTCCCTGGGAGATGGTGTAGTTTATCGCTCAGaaagtcccagctctcagcctgaTGTAGGAAGGCCATTATCTGGATCTGGCATTGCAGCATTTGCTCAGGCTCATGCTGGCAATGGACAAAGAGTGAATCCCCCGCCTCTACCACAGATCAGGAGTGTcactcctcctccacctcctaGAGGACAGACACCCCCTCCAAGGGGGACTACTCCTCCACCTCCTTCCTGGGAACCAAACTCTCAAACGAAGCGTTACTCTGGAAACATGGAATATGTGATCTCCCGTATTTCTCCAGTGCCACCGGGAGCGTGGCAGGATGGTTATCCACCTCCACCTATGAATCCTCCACCCATTAGTTCTTCCACACAGGGCCAGAGGGGCATGAGCGCTGTCCCCATTGGCAGACAACCAATAATCATGCAGAGTTCTGCCAACAGCAAATTTAACTTTCCTTCAGGAAGAGCTGGAATGCAAAATGGCAATTGTCAGGCAGAATTCATAGTTCACCAGAATGTGGTGTCTGGGAACTCGGTGAGTCGCCAGCCACCCCCATATCCCATGAATTCAGCTAACAGGCAAAGTCCCACAGCGCTACAGATGCAGACAGGAGGATCCGCTCCTCCTTCAGCGTACACCAATGGGAATCTTCCTCAGGCAATGATGGTGCCGAATAGAAATAGTCACAACATGGAACTTTATAATACAAATGTAGCTGGAATACCTGCATCCTGGTCACAGCCTTCCCCTGTGCAACCGCAGTCATCACCTGGCAATGGGCATGACATGCCTACGTGGCAACCCAATGTTCCTGTACGGTCAAATTCTTTCAACAACCATCATGGCAATAGGCAGAGTCACTCTAGCAGCTCTCAGCCTTCAGCTACAACAGTAACAGCTATAACGCCAGCTCCCATTCAGCAACCAGTAAAAAGTATGCGTGTGTTAAAACCAGAGTTACAGACTGCCTTGGCACCCACTCACCCCTCCTGGATGCCACAACCTGTGCAAACCATTCAGACCATTCCCTTCTCTGAGAGTCCATCTACAAATATGGCAGTTATGTCTCCTGTTGCAGAGGCTCCAAATTACCAGGGTCCCCCACCACCTTACCCAAAACACTTGTTACACCAGAATCCCTCTGTCAATCTGTATGAGACGGGACCCAAGCTCAGCAAGGAGGAACCACCTGTTTTGTCCAAGGAGGATGAGAATGAAAAGAATTATGAATGCATCGATTTgacagataaagaaaagaaacaaattacgACATCACCTGTTCCTgttagaaaaaacaagaaagatgaagaaagaagagagtcTCGCATTCAAAGCTATTCCCCTCAAGCCTTTAAATTCTTCATGGAGCAGCATGTGGAGAATATACTGAAATCCCATCAGCAGCGTTTGCATCGGAAAAAACaactagaaaatgaaatgatGCGG GTTGGATTGTCACCAGAAGCCCGAGATCAAATGAGGAAAATGTTGTGCCAGAAAGAGTCTAATTATATTCGGCTGAGAAGAGCTAAAATGGACAAGTCTAtgtttgtaaaaattaaaaccctgGGAGTTGGTGCGTTTGGAGAAGTTTGCCTAGCAAGAAAAGTGGATACTAACGCTTTATATGCAACAAAAACTCTAAGGAAAAAAGATGTCTTGCTTAGAAATCAAGTTGCTCATGTTAAAGCTGAGCGGGATATCCTTGCAGAAGCTGATAATGAATGGGTGGTTCGCCTGTACTATTCATTCCAAGATAAGGACAATTTGTACTTTGTAATGGACTACATTCCAGGAGGTGATATGATGAGTCTCCTAATTAGAATGGGTGTCTTTCCAGAAAATCTGGCACGGTTCTACACAGCAGAGCTGACCTGCGCAGTTGAAAGTGTTCATAAAATGGGCTTCATCCACAGAGATATTAAACCTGATAATATCTTGATAGACCGCGATGGTCATATTAAATTGACTGACTTCGGGCTCTGTACAGGTTTTCGATGGACCCACGATTCAAAATACTACCAGAGTG GTGATCATGCGCGTCAAGACAGTATGGATTTCAGCAATGAATGGGGTGACCCAGCAAATTGCAGGTGTGGAGATCGGCTGAAGCCACTTGAACGAAGGGCTGCACGTCAGCATCAGCGCTGCCTGGCCCATTCTCTTGTTGGCACACCCAATTACATTGCACCAGAAGTATTGTTACGAACAG GTTACACACAGTTGTGTGACTGGTGGAGTGTTGGAGTAATTCTCTTTGAAATGTTAGTGGGGCAGCCTCCATTCCTGGCACAAACACCACTGGAAACACAAATGAAG gtTATCAACTGGCAAACTGCACTTCATATTCCACCTCAAGCTAAATTGACTCCGGAGGCCTCTGACCTTATTATTAAACTCTGCCGAGGGCCAGAAGATCGTTTAGGCAAAAATGGTgcagatgaaataaaagctcatccattttttaaaacaattgaTTTTTCAAGTGATCTACGGAGGCAGTCAGCTTTCTACATTCCCAAAATTGCTCATCCTACGGACACGTCAAACTTTGATCCAGTTGATCCAGATAAATTGTGGAGTGATGATGATAAGGATGGGAACAGAAATGATACACTTAATGGGTGgtacaaaaatggaaaacaccCTGAACATGCTTTTTACGAGTTCACCTTCCGAAGGTTTTTTGATGACAATGGCTACCCATACAACAATCCAAAGCCCATTGAGTATGAGTATGGCAGTTCCCAAAACTCAGAACAGCAGtcagatgatgatgatgatgatgatgaacaGGCAGGTAGAGGAATTCAAAATCGTGACCTGGTTTATGTTTAG
- the LATS1 gene encoding serine/threonine-protein kinase LATS1 isoform X4 translates to MKRSEKPEGYRQMRPKTFPASNYTGSSQQMLQEIRESLRNLPKPSDAAKADHSMGKMLSEDPRQGRNPPKFVTYHKVLQEIRNSLLPFANETTSAVKGTSEVNRQMLQDLQAAGFDEDMVIQALRQTNNRSIEAAIEFISKMSYQDPRREQMVAAAARPVNAGTVQQSVNRKQSWKGSKESLVPQRHGPSLGDGVVYRSESPSSQPDVGRPLSGSGIAAFAQAHAGNGQRVNPPPLPQIRSVTPPPPPRGQTPPPRGTTPPPPSWEPNSQTKRYSGNMEYVISRISPVPPGAWQDGYPPPPMNPPPISSSTQGQRGMSAVPIGRQPIIMQSSANSKFNFPSGRAGMQNGNCQAEFIVHQNVVSGNSVSRQPPPYPMNSANRQSPTALQMQTGGSAPPSAYTNGNLPQAMMVPNRNSHNMELYNTNVAGIPASWSQPSPVQPQSSPGNGHDMPTWQPNVPVRSNSFNNHHGNRQSHSSSSQPSATTVTAITPAPIQQPVKSMRVLKPELQTALAPTHPSWMPQPVQTIQTIPFSESPSTNMAVMSPVAEAPNYQGPPPPYPKHLLHQNPSVNLYETGPKLSKEEPPVLSKEDENEKNYECIDLTDKEKKQITTSPVPVRKNKKDEERRESRIQSYSPQAFKFFMEQHVENILKSHQQRLHRKKQLENEMMRVGLSPEARDQMRKMLCQKESNYIRLRRAKMDKSMFVKIKTLGVGAFGEVCLARKVDTNALYATKTLRKKDVLLRNQVAHVKAERDILAEADNEWVVRLYYSFQDKDNLYFVMDYIPGGDMMSLLIRMGVFPENLARFYTAELTCAVESVHKMGFIHRDIKPDNILIDRDGHIKLTDFGLCTGFRWTHDSKYYQSGDHARQDSMDFSNEWGDPANCRCGDRLKPLERRAARQHQRCLAHSLVGTPNYIAPEVLLRTGYTQLCDWWSVGVILFEMLVGQPPFLAQTPLETQMKVINWQTALHIPPQAKLTPEASDLIIKLCRGPEDRLGKNGADEIKAHPFFKTIDFSSDLRRQSAFYIPKIAHPTDTSNFDPVDPDKLWSDDDKDGNRNDTLNGWYKNGKHPEHAFYEFTFRRFFDDNGYPYNNPKPIEYEYGSSQNSEQQSDDDDDDDEQAGRGIQNRDLVYV, encoded by the exons ATGAAGAGAAGTGAGAAGCCAGAAGGTTATAGACAAATGAGGCCTAAGACTTTTCCTGCCAGTAACTAtactggcagcagccagcagatgCTACAGGAAATAAGAGAGAGCCTCAGGAATTTACCTAAACCCTCAGATGCTGCTAAAGCTGATCACAGCATGGGCAAAATGTTATCTGAAGATCCTAGACAAGGCCGAAATCCCCCGAAATTTGTAACATACCATAAAGTTTTGCAGGAGATAAGAAACTCACTTCTGCCATTTGCAAATGAAACAACCTCAGCTGTTAAAGGAACATCAGAAGTTAATCGACAGATGCTGCAAGACTTACAAGCTGCTGGCTTTGATGAg GATATGGTTATACAAGCTCTTAGACAAACTAACAACCGTAGTATAGAAGCTGCCATTGAATTCATAAGTAAAATGAGCTACCAGGATCCTCGTCGGGAACAGAtggttgcagcagcagcaagaccTGTAAACGCAG GGACTGTACAGCAGTCGGTTAACCgcaagcagagctggaagggtTCTAAGGAGTCCTTGGTTCCTCAGCGGCATGGCCCTTCCCTGGGAGATGGTGTAGTTTATCGCTCAGaaagtcccagctctcagcctgaTGTAGGAAGGCCATTATCTGGATCTGGCATTGCAGCATTTGCTCAGGCTCATGCTGGCAATGGACAAAGAGTGAATCCCCCGCCTCTACCACAGATCAGGAGTGTcactcctcctccacctcctaGAGGACAGACACCCCCTCCAAGGGGGACTACTCCTCCACCTCCTTCCTGGGAACCAAACTCTCAAACGAAGCGTTACTCTGGAAACATGGAATATGTGATCTCCCGTATTTCTCCAGTGCCACCGGGAGCGTGGCAGGATGGTTATCCACCTCCACCTATGAATCCTCCACCCATTAGTTCTTCCACACAGGGCCAGAGGGGCATGAGCGCTGTCCCCATTGGCAGACAACCAATAATCATGCAGAGTTCTGCCAACAGCAAATTTAACTTTCCTTCAGGAAGAGCTGGAATGCAAAATGGCAATTGTCAGGCAGAATTCATAGTTCACCAGAATGTGGTGTCTGGGAACTCGGTGAGTCGCCAGCCACCCCCATATCCCATGAATTCAGCTAACAGGCAAAGTCCCACAGCGCTACAGATGCAGACAGGAGGATCCGCTCCTCCTTCAGCGTACACCAATGGGAATCTTCCTCAGGCAATGATGGTGCCGAATAGAAATAGTCACAACATGGAACTTTATAATACAAATGTAGCTGGAATACCTGCATCCTGGTCACAGCCTTCCCCTGTGCAACCGCAGTCATCACCTGGCAATGGGCATGACATGCCTACGTGGCAACCCAATGTTCCTGTACGGTCAAATTCTTTCAACAACCATCATGGCAATAGGCAGAGTCACTCTAGCAGCTCTCAGCCTTCAGCTACAACAGTAACAGCTATAACGCCAGCTCCCATTCAGCAACCAGTAAAAAGTATGCGTGTGTTAAAACCAGAGTTACAGACTGCCTTGGCACCCACTCACCCCTCCTGGATGCCACAACCTGTGCAAACCATTCAGACCATTCCCTTCTCTGAGAGTCCATCTACAAATATGGCAGTTATGTCTCCTGTTGCAGAGGCTCCAAATTACCAGGGTCCCCCACCACCTTACCCAAAACACTTGTTACACCAGAATCCCTCTGTCAATCTGTATGAGACGGGACCCAAGCTCAGCAAGGAGGAACCACCTGTTTTGTCCAAGGAGGATGAGAATGAAAAGAATTATGAATGCATCGATTTgacagataaagaaaagaaacaaattacgACATCACCTGTTCCTgttagaaaaaacaagaaagatgaagaaagaagagagtcTCGCATTCAAAGCTATTCCCCTCAAGCCTTTAAATTCTTCATGGAGCAGCATGTGGAGAATATACTGAAATCCCATCAGCAGCGTTTGCATCGGAAAAAACaactagaaaatgaaatgatGCGG GTTGGATTGTCACCAGAAGCCCGAGATCAAATGAGGAAAATGTTGTGCCAGAAAGAGTCTAATTATATTCGGCTGAGAAGAGCTAAAATGGACAAGTCTAtgtttgtaaaaattaaaaccctgGGAGTTGGTGCGTTTGGAGAAGTTTGCCTAGCAAGAAAAGTGGATACTAACGCTTTATATGCAACAAAAACTCTAAGGAAAAAAGATGTCTTGCTTAGAAATCAAGTTGCTCATGTTAAAGCTGAGCGGGATATCCTTGCAGAAGCTGATAATGAATGGGTGGTTCGCCTGTACTATTCATTCCAAGATAAGGACAATTTGTACTTTGTAATGGACTACATTCCAGGAGGTGATATGATGAGTCTCCTAATTAGAATGGGTGTCTTTCCAGAAAATCTGGCACGGTTCTACACAGCAGAGCTGACCTGCGCAGTTGAAAGTGTTCATAAAATGGGCTTCATCCACAGAGATATTAAACCTGATAATATCTTGATAGACCGCGATGGTCATATTAAATTGACTGACTTCGGGCTCTGTACAGGTTTTCGATGGACCCACGATTCAAAATACTACCAGAGTG GTGATCATGCGCGTCAAGACAGTATGGATTTCAGCAATGAATGGGGTGACCCAGCAAATTGCAGGTGTGGAGATCGGCTGAAGCCACTTGAACGAAGGGCTGCACGTCAGCATCAGCGCTGCCTGGCCCATTCTCTTGTTGGCACACCCAATTACATTGCACCAGAAGTATTGTTACGAACAG GTTACACACAGTTGTGTGACTGGTGGAGTGTTGGAGTAATTCTCTTTGAAATGTTAGTGGGGCAGCCTCCATTCCTGGCACAAACACCACTGGAAACACAAATGAAG gtTATCAACTGGCAAACTGCACTTCATATTCCACCTCAAGCTAAATTGACTCCGGAGGCCTCTGACCTTATTATTAAACTCTGCCGAGGGCCAGAAGATCGTTTAGGCAAAAATGGTgcagatgaaataaaagctcatccattttttaaaacaattgaTTTTTCAAGTGATCTACGGAGGCAGTCAGCTTTCTACATTCCCAAAATTGCTCATCCTACGGACACGTCAAACTTTGATCCAGTTGATCCAGATAAATTGTGGAGTGATGATGATAAGGATGGGAACAGAAATGATACACTTAATGGGTGgtacaaaaatggaaaacaccCTGAACATGCTTTTTACGAGTTCACCTTCCGAAGGTTTTTTGATGACAATGGCTACCCATACAACAATCCAAAGCCCATTGAGTATGAGTATGGCAGTTCCCAAAACTCAGAACAGCAGtcagatgatgatgatgatgatgatgaacaGGCAGGTAGAGGAATTCAAAATCGTGACCTGGTTTATGTTTAG
- the LATS1 gene encoding serine/threonine-protein kinase LATS1 isoform X3, whose product MKRSEKPEGYRQMRPKTFPASNYTGSSQQMLQEIRESLRNLPKPSDAAKADHSMGKMLSEDPRQGRNPPKFVTYHKVLQEIRNSLLPFANETTSAVKGTSEVNRQMLQDLQAAGFDEDMVIQALRQTNNRSIEAAIEFISKMSYQDPRREQMVAAAARPVNAAGTVQQSVNRKQSWKGSKESLVPQRHGPSLGDGVVYRSESPSSQPDVGRPLSGSGIAAFAQAHAGNGQRVNPPPLPQIRSVTPPPPPRGQTPPPRGTTPPPPSWEPNSQTKRYSGNMEYVISRISPVPPGAWQDGYPPPPMNPPPISSSTQGQRGMSAVPIGRQPIIMQSSANSKFNFPSGRAGMQNGNCQAEFIVHQNVVSGNSVSRQPPPYPMNSANRQSPTALQMQTGGSAPPSAYTNGNLPQAMMVPNRNSHNMELYNTNVAGIPASWSQPSPVQPQSSPGNGHDMPTWQPNVPVRSNSFNNHHGNRQSHSSSSQPSATTVTAITPAPIQQPVKSMRVLKPELQTALAPTHPSWMPQPVQTIQTIPFSESPSTNMAVMSPVAEAPNYQGPPPPYPKHLLHQNPSVNLYETGPKLSKEEPPVLSKEDENEKNYECIDLTDKEKKQITTSPVPVRKNKKDEERRESRIQSYSPQAFKFFMEQHVENILKSHQQRLHRKKQLENEMMRVGLSPEARDQMRKMLCQKESNYIRLRRAKMDKSMFVKIKTLGVGAFGEVCLARKVDTNALYATKTLRKKDVLLRNQVAHVKAERDILAEADNEWVVRLYYSFQDKDNLYFVMDYIPGGDMMSLLIRMGVFPENLARFYTAELTCAVESVHKMGFIHRDIKPDNILIDRDGHIKLTDFGLCTGFRWTHDSKYYQSGDHARQDSMDFSNEWGDPANCRCGDRLKPLERRAARQHQRCLAHSLVGTPNYIAPEVLLRTGYTQLCDWWSVGVILFEMLVGQPPFLAQTPLETQMKVINWQTALHIPPQAKLTPEASDLIIKLCRGPEDRLGKNGADEIKAHPFFKTIDFSSDLRRQSAFYIPKIAHPTDTSNFDPVDPDKLWSDDDKDGNRNDTLNGWYKNGKHPEHAFYEFTFRRFFDDNGYPYNNPKPIEYEYGSSQNSEQQSDDDDDDDEQAGRGIQNRDLVYV is encoded by the exons ATGAAGAGAAGTGAGAAGCCAGAAGGTTATAGACAAATGAGGCCTAAGACTTTTCCTGCCAGTAACTAtactggcagcagccagcagatgCTACAGGAAATAAGAGAGAGCCTCAGGAATTTACCTAAACCCTCAGATGCTGCTAAAGCTGATCACAGCATGGGCAAAATGTTATCTGAAGATCCTAGACAAGGCCGAAATCCCCCGAAATTTGTAACATACCATAAAGTTTTGCAGGAGATAAGAAACTCACTTCTGCCATTTGCAAATGAAACAACCTCAGCTGTTAAAGGAACATCAGAAGTTAATCGACAGATGCTGCAAGACTTACAAGCTGCTGGCTTTGATGAg GATATGGTTATACAAGCTCTTAGACAAACTAACAACCGTAGTATAGAAGCTGCCATTGAATTCATAAGTAAAATGAGCTACCAGGATCCTCGTCGGGAACAGAtggttgcagcagcagcaagaccTGTAAACGCAG CAGGGACTGTACAGCAGTCGGTTAACCgcaagcagagctggaagggtTCTAAGGAGTCCTTGGTTCCTCAGCGGCATGGCCCTTCCCTGGGAGATGGTGTAGTTTATCGCTCAGaaagtcccagctctcagcctgaTGTAGGAAGGCCATTATCTGGATCTGGCATTGCAGCATTTGCTCAGGCTCATGCTGGCAATGGACAAAGAGTGAATCCCCCGCCTCTACCACAGATCAGGAGTGTcactcctcctccacctcctaGAGGACAGACACCCCCTCCAAGGGGGACTACTCCTCCACCTCCTTCCTGGGAACCAAACTCTCAAACGAAGCGTTACTCTGGAAACATGGAATATGTGATCTCCCGTATTTCTCCAGTGCCACCGGGAGCGTGGCAGGATGGTTATCCACCTCCACCTATGAATCCTCCACCCATTAGTTCTTCCACACAGGGCCAGAGGGGCATGAGCGCTGTCCCCATTGGCAGACAACCAATAATCATGCAGAGTTCTGCCAACAGCAAATTTAACTTTCCTTCAGGAAGAGCTGGAATGCAAAATGGCAATTGTCAGGCAGAATTCATAGTTCACCAGAATGTGGTGTCTGGGAACTCGGTGAGTCGCCAGCCACCCCCATATCCCATGAATTCAGCTAACAGGCAAAGTCCCACAGCGCTACAGATGCAGACAGGAGGATCCGCTCCTCCTTCAGCGTACACCAATGGGAATCTTCCTCAGGCAATGATGGTGCCGAATAGAAATAGTCACAACATGGAACTTTATAATACAAATGTAGCTGGAATACCTGCATCCTGGTCACAGCCTTCCCCTGTGCAACCGCAGTCATCACCTGGCAATGGGCATGACATGCCTACGTGGCAACCCAATGTTCCTGTACGGTCAAATTCTTTCAACAACCATCATGGCAATAGGCAGAGTCACTCTAGCAGCTCTCAGCCTTCAGCTACAACAGTAACAGCTATAACGCCAGCTCCCATTCAGCAACCAGTAAAAAGTATGCGTGTGTTAAAACCAGAGTTACAGACTGCCTTGGCACCCACTCACCCCTCCTGGATGCCACAACCTGTGCAAACCATTCAGACCATTCCCTTCTCTGAGAGTCCATCTACAAATATGGCAGTTATGTCTCCTGTTGCAGAGGCTCCAAATTACCAGGGTCCCCCACCACCTTACCCAAAACACTTGTTACACCAGAATCCCTCTGTCAATCTGTATGAGACGGGACCCAAGCTCAGCAAGGAGGAACCACCTGTTTTGTCCAAGGAGGATGAGAATGAAAAGAATTATGAATGCATCGATTTgacagataaagaaaagaaacaaattacgACATCACCTGTTCCTgttagaaaaaacaagaaagatgaagaaagaagagagtcTCGCATTCAAAGCTATTCCCCTCAAGCCTTTAAATTCTTCATGGAGCAGCATGTGGAGAATATACTGAAATCCCATCAGCAGCGTTTGCATCGGAAAAAACaactagaaaatgaaatgatGCGG GTTGGATTGTCACCAGAAGCCCGAGATCAAATGAGGAAAATGTTGTGCCAGAAAGAGTCTAATTATATTCGGCTGAGAAGAGCTAAAATGGACAAGTCTAtgtttgtaaaaattaaaaccctgGGAGTTGGTGCGTTTGGAGAAGTTTGCCTAGCAAGAAAAGTGGATACTAACGCTTTATATGCAACAAAAACTCTAAGGAAAAAAGATGTCTTGCTTAGAAATCAAGTTGCTCATGTTAAAGCTGAGCGGGATATCCTTGCAGAAGCTGATAATGAATGGGTGGTTCGCCTGTACTATTCATTCCAAGATAAGGACAATTTGTACTTTGTAATGGACTACATTCCAGGAGGTGATATGATGAGTCTCCTAATTAGAATGGGTGTCTTTCCAGAAAATCTGGCACGGTTCTACACAGCAGAGCTGACCTGCGCAGTTGAAAGTGTTCATAAAATGGGCTTCATCCACAGAGATATTAAACCTGATAATATCTTGATAGACCGCGATGGTCATATTAAATTGACTGACTTCGGGCTCTGTACAGGTTTTCGATGGACCCACGATTCAAAATACTACCAGAGTG GTGATCATGCGCGTCAAGACAGTATGGATTTCAGCAATGAATGGGGTGACCCAGCAAATTGCAGGTGTGGAGATCGGCTGAAGCCACTTGAACGAAGGGCTGCACGTCAGCATCAGCGCTGCCTGGCCCATTCTCTTGTTGGCACACCCAATTACATTGCACCAGAAGTATTGTTACGAACAG GTTACACACAGTTGTGTGACTGGTGGAGTGTTGGAGTAATTCTCTTTGAAATGTTAGTGGGGCAGCCTCCATTCCTGGCACAAACACCACTGGAAACACAAATGAAG gtTATCAACTGGCAAACTGCACTTCATATTCCACCTCAAGCTAAATTGACTCCGGAGGCCTCTGACCTTATTATTAAACTCTGCCGAGGGCCAGAAGATCGTTTAGGCAAAAATGGTgcagatgaaataaaagctcatccattttttaaaacaattgaTTTTTCAAGTGATCTACGGAGGCAGTCAGCTTTCTACATTCCCAAAATTGCTCATCCTACGGACACGTCAAACTTTGATCCAGTTGATCCAGATAAATTGTGGAGTGATGATGATAAGGATGGGAACAGAAATGATACACTTAATGGGTGgtacaaaaatggaaaacaccCTGAACATGCTTTTTACGAGTTCACCTTCCGAAGGTTTTTTGATGACAATGGCTACCCATACAACAATCCAAAGCCCATTGAGTATGAGTATGGCAGTTCCCAAAACTCAGAACAGCAGtcagatgatgatgatgatgatgatgaacaGGCAGGTAGAGGAATTCAAAATCGTGACCTGGTTTATGTTTAG